A portion of the Chondrinema litorale genome contains these proteins:
- a CDS encoding S1C family serine protease: MKKLSLLLIFPILLSSCATILNGTYQKVTVNKKEGSKLIVNGVEPEFKDGRYKIKRNKQPQQVVVSKEGYKDEYYTLFAYKKSPLYIMSWIPFGVTLVAPMYDFGAKSWNYDKEITINSDMVSIDDKEEDAKEIRLNNFGVNLSSEQIKVNYYSNYKNFLRGWGKTISASEGDVETKVETENTIFSDVLNEMLLEKGYIDTTRKVFKDNYLDNLLIDAAITDCKINVIGNGTFYSTQGMVYINLSVEWKALDYYKNPVFEYTTNTTSGQFAVRNFNEKDYTLEIAIKDAIEYGFNDFMHTTEVKKLLKDKTQEIVEAAYDEIKIPVAQKYVSKLSEATTASVTVKVDEGHGSGFVISPEGHIITNYHVIANAKNIKVVLSDEKKYDVEVIRTSKIHDLALLKIDAKDLMSFKISDDKNIELATEIYAVGTPSAEDLSQTISRGIISGLRKNGENSKLIQTDASINAGNSGGAILNKDGLVLGVVASKLRGFGIEGVAFGIPAYEIFDKLKISYDNKEHSVGGR; encoded by the coding sequence ATGAAGAAACTTTCATTATTACTTATTTTCCCTATTCTATTATCGAGTTGTGCAACTATTCTCAACGGTACATATCAAAAAGTTACAGTAAATAAAAAAGAAGGTAGTAAGCTTATCGTAAATGGTGTTGAGCCAGAATTTAAAGATGGTCGCTACAAAATTAAGAGAAATAAGCAACCACAACAGGTAGTTGTTTCAAAAGAAGGATACAAAGACGAATATTATACCTTATTTGCATACAAAAAATCACCTCTTTATATCATGTCGTGGATTCCTTTTGGTGTTACTTTAGTAGCTCCCATGTATGATTTTGGGGCTAAGTCTTGGAACTACGATAAAGAAATAACGATCAATAGTGATATGGTTTCTATTGATGATAAAGAAGAAGATGCAAAAGAAATCAGACTCAATAACTTTGGTGTTAATCTTAGCAGTGAGCAAATTAAAGTTAATTACTATTCTAATTACAAAAATTTCCTGAGAGGTTGGGGCAAGACTATTAGTGCTTCTGAAGGTGATGTGGAAACTAAAGTTGAAACAGAAAATACTATTTTTTCTGATGTGCTAAATGAAATGTTGTTAGAGAAAGGTTATATCGATACAACTAGAAAAGTTTTTAAAGATAACTACCTTGATAATCTATTAATAGATGCTGCAATTACTGATTGTAAAATTAATGTAATAGGGAATGGTACTTTTTACTCTACACAAGGTATGGTGTATATCAATTTATCAGTAGAGTGGAAAGCATTAGATTATTATAAAAATCCGGTATTTGAGTATACTACTAATACAACTTCTGGGCAATTCGCAGTTAGAAACTTCAATGAAAAAGATTATACCTTAGAAATTGCAATAAAAGATGCAATTGAATATGGTTTTAATGATTTTATGCACACCACGGAGGTTAAAAAATTACTGAAAGATAAAACTCAGGAGATTGTTGAAGCCGCATATGATGAAATTAAAATACCAGTTGCTCAAAAATATGTTTCTAAATTGTCTGAGGCAACTACAGCTTCTGTAACTGTAAAGGTAGATGAAGGTCATGGTAGTGGTTTTGTGATTAGTCCTGAAGGCCATATTATTACAAACTATCATGTAATTGCCAATGCAAAAAATATAAAAGTGGTTTTAAGTGATGAAAAGAAGTACGATGTAGAGGTAATTAGAACAAGTAAAATACACGATTTGGCATTATTAAAAATTGATGCAAAAGATTTGATGTCTTTTAAAATTAGCGATGATAAAAACATAGAATTAGCAACAGAAATATATGCAGTTGGAACACCATCAGCCGAAGACCTTTCTCAAACAATTTCGAGAGGAATTATCTCTGGTTTAAGAAAAAATGGCGAGAACTCTAAGCTTATTCAGACAGATGCTAGTATTAATGCTGGTAATAGTGGTGGAGCTATATTAAACAAAGATGGCTTGGTATTAGGCGTAGTAGCTTCTAAGCTAAGAGGTTTTGGTATAGAAGGAGTTGCATTTGGTATTCCTGCTTATGAGATTTTCGATAAGTTAAAAATCTCTTACGACAATAAAGAACATTCAGTAGGAGGCAGATAA
- a CDS encoding 5'-nucleotidase, lipoprotein e(P4) family, translated as MNKILLKLIICGMLLSGCESFSGQQKANLTEAETEVGIPVREHAILAVLWQQLSAEYKALCYQAFNVAHSQLDKIVAENKTKNKPLAIVTDIDETVLDNSPYNAKMIEQDAEYSKELWVEWGKEKSALPVPGAIDFLKYAESKGVEVFYISNRFDVQQPETLENLKNAGFPFADAAHILLKTESSAKEPRRKKVAETHEIVMLLGDNLSDFTEVFDGQSTKKRNELAESLKADFGKKFIVLPNPMYGDWETKGLYEGSYKWTANQKDSIRKAKLRSY; from the coding sequence ATGAACAAAATATTACTTAAGCTAATAATATGTGGTATGCTATTAAGTGGTTGTGAGAGCTTTTCTGGGCAGCAAAAGGCAAATTTGACTGAGGCAGAAACGGAAGTAGGTATACCAGTTAGAGAACATGCTATATTAGCAGTTTTATGGCAGCAATTATCAGCAGAATATAAAGCATTGTGTTATCAGGCTTTTAATGTAGCCCACTCCCAATTAGATAAAATAGTAGCTGAAAATAAAACAAAAAATAAACCCTTAGCGATTGTTACAGACATAGACGAAACGGTATTAGATAATAGCCCTTACAATGCTAAGATGATAGAGCAAGATGCGGAGTACTCAAAAGAACTTTGGGTAGAATGGGGGAAAGAAAAAAGTGCATTGCCAGTGCCGGGAGCAATAGACTTTTTAAAGTATGCAGAGAGCAAAGGAGTAGAAGTATTTTATATTTCTAATCGTTTTGATGTACAACAACCCGAAACTTTAGAAAACCTTAAAAATGCAGGTTTCCCATTTGCAGATGCAGCCCATATTCTTTTAAAAACAGAATCTAGTGCAAAAGAACCAAGAAGGAAGAAAGTGGCAGAAACTCACGAAATTGTAATGTTACTTGGCGATAATTTATCAGACTTTACTGAGGTATTCGATGGGCAATCTACCAAGAAAAGAAATGAGTTAGCAGAGAGCTTAAAAGCTGACTTTGGTAAAAAGTTTATTGTATTGCCAAACCCTATGTATGGCGATTGGGAAACAAAAGGCCTTTACGAAGGAAGTTATAAATGGACAGCCAATCAGAAAGATTCTATTAGAAAAGCTAAATTAAGATCTTATTGA
- a CDS encoding rhamnogalacturonan acetylesterase has product MKLSTYLTCLILLFIVGCKEELKPITIYMIGDSTMANKSSKRAPETGWGQVFNQLVTEKATVSNHAVNGRSSRSFLGEDRWQPVLDSLQEGDYVFIQFGHNDQKEDSARHTTLDEYKEFLVKYITETKKKKANPILLTSVMRRRFDENGQFFDTHGGYPQVVREVAKEQNVPLIDLHKMTEELIVAAGEENSKKIFLILTKGESQNYPNGVDDNTHFSRYGATEVAKLTAESIKEQDLPLADYLKE; this is encoded by the coding sequence ATGAAATTATCAACCTACCTCACTTGTCTTATTTTATTATTTATAGTTGGCTGTAAAGAAGAATTAAAACCTATCACTATTTACATGATTGGAGATTCTACCATGGCTAACAAATCATCCAAAAGAGCCCCAGAAACTGGCTGGGGACAGGTTTTCAATCAACTAGTAACAGAAAAAGCCACAGTTAGTAACCACGCCGTAAACGGCAGAAGTTCTCGCTCATTTTTAGGTGAAGATCGCTGGCAACCAGTACTCGATTCTTTACAAGAAGGAGATTATGTTTTTATACAATTTGGACATAACGACCAAAAAGAAGATTCTGCCAGACATACTACTTTAGATGAATACAAAGAATTTTTAGTAAAATATATTACTGAAACTAAAAAGAAAAAAGCCAATCCTATTTTGCTTACCTCAGTAATGAGAAGACGATTTGATGAAAACGGTCAATTCTTCGATACGCATGGAGGTTATCCACAAGTTGTGAGAGAGGTAGCAAAAGAACAAAATGTTCCATTGATAGATTTGCATAAAATGACTGAAGAACTGATTGTAGCAGCAGGAGAAGAAAACTCTAAAAAAATATTTTTGATACTGACTAAAGGAGAAAGCCAAAACTACCCAAATGGCGTAGACGACAATACGCATTTTTCGAGATATGGAGCTACAGAAGTGGCAAAACTTACTGCCGAAAGCATTAAAGAGCAAGATTTGCCTTTAGCAGATTACCTAAAGGAATAG
- a CDS encoding alpha-L-rhamnosidase C-terminal domain-containing protein, with translation MYYQFRFLCCIAIAVFLFKQISIAQQADKINPDLLEKQWDSKWISHPEISGQEYGVYLFRKSFNLVDKSGDYIIHVSADNRYKLYVNGEYVGNGPSRGDKMNWYFETYDIASFLKEGKNVINAIVWNFAEKRPLAQHSVITGFILQGNTEKESSLNTNQSWLVMKDEAYAPVPVKVRGYYDVGPGEKFEAEKHPWDWASESFAETQMKNAFELTNGTPLSSIKKYGGVPNHVLKPRPIPAMEETPQRFSRIRCVEGIEVAEEFLKGEKAITIPAASKVSLLIDQDVLTNAYPILKFSKGKGSSITITYAESLYDDEFNKGNREEISGKKIIGNLDIIVADGSENRTYQTLWWRTFRYVKLDIETANEPLVIDDFYSIFTAYPFEEKAVFEAEIPLLKDIWEVGWRTQRLCTGETFFDCPYYEQLQYAGDTRIQSLISTYVTGDTTMMREALISLHNSRKSFGLTASRYPSHVTQIIPTFSLVWITMVHDYWMLCDDDKLIASMLPAMLDILNWYEARLDQNGMIGKLEWWNFLDWVTGHGWETGVPPGVDDSNSSVISLQYVYAMDKGIELMEKFNYSSQVEKYKKLSKRIKESVYKDCYDVQKGLIADTPNKKEFSQQANILAILTNTYKADKHQEVMNKLLTDDSLAPASYYFSFYLMEALGKAGMANQYLDQLAPWEKMLEIGLTTFAERADPTRSDCHAWSASPLYYFLTMISGIKPNEAGFKSVKIEPALGNLSSVNTTVPHRLGNITLKLEKKKNGKVKGEVTLPTQLTGSFIWNGKTLSLKEGINKIDL, from the coding sequence ATGTATTATCAATTTCGATTTTTATGCTGTATCGCCATTGCAGTATTTCTATTCAAACAAATATCTATTGCTCAGCAAGCAGATAAGATCAATCCTGATTTACTCGAAAAGCAATGGGATTCAAAATGGATTTCTCATCCAGAAATTTCTGGACAGGAGTACGGAGTTTATTTGTTCAGAAAATCATTCAATTTAGTAGATAAATCAGGTGACTATATTATCCACGTTTCGGCAGATAATCGCTATAAGCTTTATGTAAATGGAGAGTATGTAGGGAATGGACCTTCTAGAGGTGATAAAATGAATTGGTATTTTGAAACTTATGATATTGCTAGCTTTTTAAAAGAAGGAAAAAATGTAATTAACGCCATTGTATGGAATTTTGCAGAAAAGCGACCATTAGCTCAACATTCTGTAATAACAGGTTTTATCCTTCAAGGAAATACAGAAAAGGAGAGCTCGCTTAATACAAATCAATCTTGGTTGGTAATGAAAGATGAAGCTTATGCACCTGTTCCTGTAAAAGTGAGAGGTTACTATGATGTTGGGCCAGGAGAGAAGTTTGAAGCAGAAAAACATCCTTGGGATTGGGCTTCAGAAAGCTTTGCTGAAACCCAGATGAAAAATGCTTTTGAATTAACGAACGGTACTCCTCTTAGTAGTATAAAGAAATACGGTGGAGTTCCGAACCATGTTTTAAAGCCTCGTCCAATTCCTGCAATGGAAGAAACACCTCAAAGATTTTCTAGAATTCGTTGTGTTGAGGGAATTGAAGTTGCAGAAGAGTTCTTAAAAGGTGAGAAAGCGATCACGATTCCGGCAGCTTCGAAAGTGAGTTTATTGATAGATCAAGATGTGCTTACTAATGCCTATCCGATCTTAAAGTTTTCTAAGGGAAAGGGAAGCTCAATTACCATTACCTACGCCGAAAGTTTGTATGACGATGAATTTAATAAAGGGAATAGGGAAGAAATTTCAGGAAAGAAAATAATTGGTAACCTAGATATAATTGTTGCAGATGGGAGTGAGAACAGAACTTATCAAACTTTGTGGTGGCGAACTTTTCGCTATGTAAAATTGGATATTGAAACAGCAAACGAGCCTCTCGTAATTGACGATTTCTATAGTATTTTTACGGCATATCCTTTTGAAGAAAAAGCAGTTTTTGAGGCAGAAATACCCTTATTAAAAGATATTTGGGAAGTAGGCTGGCGCACTCAAAGACTCTGTACAGGAGAAACCTTTTTCGATTGTCCTTATTACGAGCAATTGCAATATGCAGGTGATACGCGTATACAATCTCTCATTTCAACTTATGTAACAGGAGATACCACCATGATGCGAGAAGCATTGATCTCTTTACATAATTCAAGGAAATCTTTTGGGCTTACGGCAAGCCGTTATCCAAGTCATGTCACGCAAATAATTCCTACTTTTTCTCTGGTCTGGATTACGATGGTACACGATTATTGGATGTTGTGTGATGACGATAAATTGATTGCCTCTATGCTCCCAGCAATGTTAGATATTCTAAATTGGTATGAGGCGAGGTTAGATCAAAACGGCATGATTGGAAAATTAGAATGGTGGAATTTTCTAGACTGGGTAACAGGTCACGGTTGGGAAACTGGTGTGCCTCCGGGTGTTGATGATAGCAACTCAAGTGTAATTAGTTTGCAATATGTATATGCGATGGATAAAGGCATTGAGTTAATGGAGAAGTTCAATTACTCAAGTCAAGTAGAGAAATACAAAAAGCTTTCTAAGCGCATAAAGGAATCGGTATACAAAGATTGCTATGATGTGCAAAAAGGATTAATTGCAGATACACCCAACAAAAAGGAGTTTAGCCAACAAGCAAACATTCTAGCAATCCTCACAAATACATATAAAGCTGATAAACATCAGGAAGTAATGAATAAGTTATTGACTGATGATTCTTTGGCTCCGGCATCTTATTACTTCTCTTTTTATTTGATGGAAGCTTTGGGTAAAGCAGGAATGGCAAACCAATATCTAGATCAACTGGCTCCTTGGGAGAAAATGCTTGAAATTGGATTAACTACTTTTGCTGAAAGGGCCGATCCGACAAGATCAGATTGCCATGCTTGGAGTGCTTCGCCGCTGTATTATTTTCTCACTATGATATCTGGTATTAAGCCCAATGAAGCAGGTTTTAAATCGGTGAAAATAGAACCAGCATTGGGTAATTTATCATCTGTCAACACAACTGTTCCACATAGATTAGGAAACATCACTTTAAAATTAGAGAAGAAAAAGAATGGGAAAGTAAAAGGCGAGGTTACTTTACCAACGCAACTCACAGGTTCTTTTATTTGGAATGGTAAAACTTTGAGTTTGAAAGAAGGAATCAATAAAATTGATTTATAA
- a CDS encoding phosphotransferase: MSKIPVVESKLSAAHLAVFVREKYGFSANTACRMLKAGMNHTYLVSDNEQKYIFRVYNYNWRSEVEINEEIRLLNLLKENQVSVSSPVTDLSNNYILKIEAPEGIRNAVLFTYAEGEKLRELTESSCFNIGILMGKIHQLTEGFSIDRISYNPETLAELPYLYATKYLTPTTDEMVYVKKSAAYIKDVFSNADESQIRKGSVHLDIWYDNMSVKNGTEITIFDFDFCGNGWLLLDVAYFIMQLFHTEPDKEKLKLKTAEFFKGYETITKLSDEEKRLLPVAGLAIWIFYLGVQAQTFITFSNVFYSDNYAKRFIGMVKAWMAYNEIEIK, encoded by the coding sequence ATGTCTAAAATTCCTGTTGTTGAGTCTAAGCTATCGGCTGCCCATTTAGCTGTATTCGTTCGCGAGAAATATGGATTCAGTGCAAATACTGCATGTAGAATGCTAAAGGCAGGTATGAATCATACTTATTTAGTGAGCGATAATGAGCAGAAGTATATTTTTAGGGTGTATAACTATAATTGGCGCTCAGAGGTTGAAATCAATGAAGAAATTCGCCTTTTAAATCTGTTAAAAGAAAATCAGGTTTCTGTTTCCTCGCCGGTAACCGATCTTTCAAATAATTACATCTTAAAAATCGAAGCGCCAGAAGGTATTAGAAATGCCGTTTTATTTACCTATGCAGAAGGGGAGAAGCTAAGAGAGTTAACGGAATCTTCTTGTTTCAATATTGGTATTTTGATGGGAAAAATTCACCAGCTCACAGAAGGTTTTTCAATTGATAGAATAAGTTATAATCCGGAAACATTGGCGGAATTGCCCTATCTATATGCTACAAAATATCTTACCCCAACCACAGATGAGATGGTTTATGTAAAGAAGTCTGCTGCATATATTAAGGATGTGTTTAGCAATGCAGATGAAAGCCAGATTAGAAAAGGTTCGGTGCATCTCGATATTTGGTATGATAACATGAGTGTGAAGAATGGCACAGAAATTACCATTTTTGACTTTGACTTCTGCGGAAATGGTTGGCTTTTATTAGATGTGGCCTATTTTATTATGCAACTTTTCCATACCGAACCTGATAAGGAAAAACTCAAACTAAAAACAGCGGAGTTTTTTAAAGGTTATGAAACCATCACAAAACTATCTGATGAAGAAAAAAGGCTTTTGCCAGTTGCAGGTTTAGCAATATGGATTTTTTATCTGGGTGTGCAAGCGCAAACTTTTATTACTTTTTCCAATGTGTTTTACAGTGATAATTATGCGAAACGATTTATAGGTATGGTAAAAGCTTGGATGGCCTATAACGAGATTGAAATTAAATAA
- a CDS encoding YdeI/OmpD-associated family protein gives MEVLFFPTPADLKKWFVENHDQLVEVWVGYYKKSVKKDSITWEESVEEAICYGWIDGIRKTIDEESYKIRFTPRKKNSIWSLKNINTVEKLIKEKRMQEPGLAAYKLRKESKSGIYAFEQEKTAFSKEFESQFKQNNKAWKYFNEEAPYYKKIAIHWVMSAKQEKTRIKRLETLIEDSENHLRIKSQRR, from the coding sequence ATGGAAGTATTGTTTTTCCCAACACCGGCAGATTTAAAAAAATGGTTTGTAGAAAACCACGATCAATTAGTGGAGGTTTGGGTCGGATATTATAAGAAATCTGTAAAGAAAGATAGTATCACTTGGGAAGAGTCTGTAGAAGAAGCAATTTGTTATGGTTGGATTGATGGTATACGAAAAACAATAGACGAAGAAAGCTACAAAATCCGCTTTACTCCAAGAAAGAAAAATAGCATATGGAGTTTGAAAAACATCAACACCGTAGAGAAGCTGATCAAAGAAAAACGGATGCAAGAACCCGGACTCGCAGCCTACAAACTTAGAAAAGAGAGTAAATCTGGAATATATGCTTTTGAGCAAGAAAAAACAGCGTTCAGCAAAGAGTTTGAAAGTCAGTTCAAGCAGAACAATAAAGCATGGAAATACTTTAATGAAGAAGCTCCTTACTATAAAAAAATCGCAATCCATTGGGTAATGAGTGCCAAGCAAGAGAAAACAAGAATTAAAAGGTTAGAAACCCTCATAGAAGATTCAGAAAACCATTTAAGGATAAAGAGTCAGAGAAGGTAG
- a CDS encoding Crp/Fnr family transcriptional regulator, with product MNQLQQTIINKAGLEQHHFEEFKSYLKRVSLKNKEFLLRENFVCKFIGFVESGVLRSYIQKNAEEFNVEFYLPDSFISAYTSFITQTPASGNIQALSDCEVLVISYADYNSLLNSSLEWYKLGKYISDELFMRKCKRQTSLLMDNATERYNLLLKTYPKIEQYVSQYHLASYLGIRPESLSRIKSLTYIND from the coding sequence ATGAACCAACTCCAACAAACTATTATCAATAAAGCCGGATTAGAGCAGCATCATTTTGAAGAATTTAAAAGCTATTTAAAGAGAGTTAGTCTTAAGAATAAGGAGTTTTTACTAAGGGAGAATTTTGTTTGCAAGTTTATTGGCTTTGTGGAGTCGGGCGTTTTGCGATCTTATATTCAAAAAAATGCTGAAGAGTTTAATGTTGAGTTTTACTTACCAGACTCATTTATTTCTGCTTACACAAGCTTTATTACACAAACTCCAGCTAGTGGAAATATTCAGGCATTGTCAGATTGCGAAGTGCTTGTTATTTCATATGCAGATTACAATAGCCTTTTAAACTCATCACTGGAATGGTACAAGCTTGGCAAGTACATTAGCGATGAGTTGTTTATGAGAAAATGTAAAAGGCAGACATCTCTTTTAATGGACAATGCAACTGAAAGATATAATTTGTTGTTAAAAACCTATCCGAAAATAGAGCAGTATGTTTCGCAATACCATCTAGCTTCTTATTTAGGTATTAGGCCAGAATCGCTCAGCAGAATCAAATCCTTAACATACATCAATGATTAA
- a CDS encoding cupin domain-containing protein: MRNLSRTKSICIYNILLFTAIVLCSFNNAKAQSISRNILLQQELNTHKVREIKSEQISFPPLQKAPVHIHTCPVVGYIVTGKCLLQIEGEEEKILNEGDAFFEPANKKILHFDNLSESDSLIFTAFYLINKEDQLVKLVKSK; the protein is encoded by the coding sequence ATGCGAAATTTATCAAGAACAAAATCAATCTGTATTTACAATATCCTCTTATTTACTGCTATTGTTTTATGCAGTTTCAACAATGCTAAAGCGCAAAGTATTAGTCGTAATATATTACTGCAACAAGAGCTAAATACACATAAAGTTAGAGAGATAAAGTCTGAGCAAATCTCATTTCCTCCATTACAGAAGGCCCCTGTGCATATACATACTTGCCCAGTAGTAGGCTATATAGTTACGGGTAAATGCTTATTACAAATAGAAGGTGAAGAGGAGAAAATTTTAAATGAGGGTGATGCTTTTTTTGAGCCAGCTAATAAGAAAATTCTTCATTTTGACAATCTATCAGAATCTGATTCCTTAATTTTTACAGCATTCTATTTAATCAATAAAGAAGATCAATTAGTAAAGCTTGTAAAGAGCAAATGA
- a CDS encoding prolyl oligopeptidase family serine peptidase translates to MIQLSDEVKYPRYARTEFPQDKVIASLLNGSFKSPFQSDTELNWEEITPDKKGYFNSDKYNYGGLYLEFESDKREIMILDCSGNAKAYVNGIPREGDHFDYGITKLPVQIEKGINTFYLTGGRYPRIRAQLYKPTSPVSVSTDHITLPDLIIEEDSEKWGSVIVTNATNRIAKGFAIESIIEGKKITTEIPNIEKITFRKIPFKLSELSGVTNEEIDVQLNLLDKSGNTMSSVKFKIKNKHFKEVHDRTFISSIDGSVQYYSVNPADLKKDTSSALFFSVHGAGVEARNQAAAYKAKDWGNLISPTNRGPFGFAWEDWGRLDALEVLEIGKKLFNPDPEKIYLTGHSMGGHATWYLGASYPDYWAAIAPCAGYPELHGWIKYQPKSKTEIQRTFIRANNPQSTKLLARNYLHYGVYINHGDADPVVSVEHAREMRGILGGFHPDFAYYEYPGGSHWYGSESVDWKPLFEFLKAHKLPKTSEVRKIEFSTANPGVSSSSNWVEIYQQIHPFQLSSVNFNISQDSTTLTGTTKNVSVIDFDLAKAAIQFPAKIVIDSQEISIDTESKKVYLALENNKWVVSKQPSKTEKGPHRNGNFKDAFRHNMVFVYGTTGSREANKLNYYKARYDAESFSYRGNGSIEIISDKQFDPEKYADRGIIIYGNADNNSAWKILLKDSPIQVYNGKIQIGDKTLTGNDLACYFIQPRPNSNIASVGVVAGSGTVGLKAAHANQYFVAGSAFPDITVFRSNVFVDEYKAVECTGFFGNDWSVKQGELTWK, encoded by the coding sequence GTGATACAACTGTCAGATGAAGTTAAGTATCCGCGTTATGCTCGAACAGAATTCCCACAAGACAAGGTAATTGCCAGTTTGCTAAATGGTTCTTTTAAGTCCCCCTTTCAATCTGATACCGAATTAAACTGGGAAGAAATTACACCAGATAAAAAAGGCTATTTCAATAGTGATAAATACAATTATGGAGGCTTGTATCTGGAATTTGAAAGTGATAAAAGAGAAATTATGATTCTCGACTGTTCTGGAAATGCTAAAGCATATGTAAATGGCATTCCTAGAGAGGGCGATCATTTTGACTATGGCATTACCAAACTACCAGTTCAGATCGAAAAAGGCATTAATACCTTTTACCTCACAGGCGGAAGATATCCAAGAATAAGAGCTCAATTATATAAGCCTACATCTCCTGTCTCAGTTTCTACAGATCACATCACATTACCAGACTTAATAATTGAAGAAGACAGTGAAAAGTGGGGGTCAGTTATTGTAACCAATGCAACTAATAGAATTGCCAAGGGATTCGCTATAGAAAGCATTATTGAAGGCAAAAAAATTACTACAGAGATTCCAAATATCGAAAAAATCACTTTTAGAAAAATTCCCTTTAAATTAAGTGAGTTAAGTGGAGTTACAAATGAAGAAATCGATGTTCAGCTTAACTTGTTAGACAAGTCTGGCAACACAATGAGCAGTGTGAAATTTAAAATCAAAAATAAACACTTTAAAGAAGTTCACGACAGAACATTTATTAGCTCTATAGATGGTAGCGTGCAGTATTATAGTGTTAATCCTGCCGATTTGAAAAAAGATACAAGCTCAGCATTATTCTTTTCGGTGCATGGTGCAGGAGTTGAAGCGAGGAATCAAGCAGCAGCTTATAAAGCTAAAGACTGGGGCAATTTAATATCTCCAACCAATCGCGGGCCATTTGGTTTCGCTTGGGAAGATTGGGGCAGACTAGATGCATTAGAAGTTCTTGAAATTGGAAAAAAGCTATTTAATCCTGACCCTGAAAAAATATACCTCACAGGCCACTCAATGGGTGGACATGCTACATGGTATTTAGGAGCCTCCTACCCCGATTACTGGGCAGCCATTGCACCTTGCGCAGGCTATCCTGAATTACACGGTTGGATAAAATATCAACCCAAAAGTAAAACAGAAATACAGCGTACTTTTATTAGAGCAAATAATCCACAAAGCACAAAATTACTTGCTAGAAACTATTTACACTATGGTGTTTACATCAATCATGGTGATGCAGACCCTGTGGTTTCTGTAGAGCATGCGAGAGAAATGCGTGGTATTTTAGGTGGCTTTCATCCCGATTTTGCCTATTATGAATATCCCGGAGGAAGTCACTGGTATGGTAGCGAATCTGTAGACTGGAAACCATTATTTGAGTTTTTAAAAGCTCATAAACTGCCAAAGACCAGTGAAGTTAGAAAAATTGAATTTTCTACCGCTAATCCGGGAGTATCGTCATCTTCTAACTGGGTAGAAATATATCAGCAAATTCATCCATTTCAGTTAAGTTCTGTAAACTTTAACATAAGCCAAGACTCAACTACACTTACAGGAACTACAAAAAATGTTTCAGTTATAGATTTTGATCTGGCAAAGGCAGCCATTCAATTTCCAGCTAAAATTGTAATTGATAGTCAAGAGATTAGTATTGATACTGAAAGTAAAAAAGTTTACTTAGCACTAGAAAATAACAAATGGGTTGTAAGTAAACAACCTAGCAAAACTGAAAAAGGCCCACATAGAAATGGTAATTTTAAAGATGCCTTTAGGCATAATATGGTCTTTGTTTATGGAACAACTGGAAGCAGAGAAGCAAACAAATTAAATTACTACAAAGCCAGATACGATGCAGAATCTTTTAGTTATCGTGGAAATGGTTCAATTGAAATAATATCTGATAAGCAGTTTGACCCTGAGAAATATGCTGATAGAGGTATTATTATTTATGGAAACGCTGATAATAATAGTGCCTGGAAAATACTTCTAAAAGACAGTCCTATTCAGGTTTACAATGGTAAAATACAGATAGGTGACAAAACTTTAACTGGAAATGATCTTGCTTGCTATTTTATACAGCCTCGCCCCAATAGTAATATTGCTTCTGTTGGTGTTGTTGCTGGTTCTGGTACAGTAGGTTTAAAAGCAGCCCATGCCAACCAATATTTTGTAGCTGGCTCGGCTTTTCCAGATATTACTGTATTTAGGAGCAATGTATTTGTAGATGAATATAAGGCTGTTGAATGTACAGGATTTTTTGGCAACGATTGGAGTGTGAAACAAGGAGAGCTTACATGGAAGTAG